One region of Flavobacterium sp. KACC 22763 genomic DNA includes:
- the aspT gene encoding aspartate-alanine antiporter, whose product MVTAILREHPELALFLCLSLGFLIGRIKIGTFKIGVVLGTLFAGVLIGQLDIKIPGIVKTIFFDFFLFSTGYKVGPQFFQGFKKNAFPQLLLTLVICLSCLLVAYSVSTFLGYDIGTAAGLLAGAFSESTVIGTASDAISHLNLADAEKTRLINNIPVAYSVTYLVGAASFVFFLTGIAPKLLGINLVEESNKLAETISGETEYGPGMKSAYQRWIIRAYRITNEKWIGISISDFEKLISNKNIVIQRIRHKNQLLDPKPDTIIYKDDVLVIMAQHGIILDSLFSIGPEVLDEELLNFPLAHLDVTITNKAIEGMTVKSLRKSSFYHGLMLNKITRENHEIPLESRTVLNRGDILNLSGRPAKLEEAAKEIGYLDRLSPETDIIFVGLGIVLGGLLGLLSVTLFGVSVTLTTSGGALVMGLIFGWLHSRTPVFGRIPEPALWIFDNVGLAAFIGLVGLAAGPSFISGLKETGFGILLAGVAVALIPHIIGLYFGRYVLKINPLILLGAQTGAGTSTIGLKAVQDASGSKFPVLGYTIPYALANILLTAFGPILVGMMS is encoded by the coding sequence ATGGTTACAGCTATACTTAGAGAACATCCTGAACTGGCACTTTTTTTATGCTTGTCTCTTGGATTCTTAATCGGACGCATTAAAATTGGGACATTTAAAATTGGAGTAGTATTAGGGACTTTATTTGCTGGAGTGCTAATTGGTCAGTTAGATATTAAAATTCCTGGTATTGTAAAAACTATTTTTTTTGATTTTTTTCTGTTTTCTACAGGATATAAAGTTGGCCCACAATTTTTTCAAGGTTTTAAAAAGAATGCCTTTCCGCAATTACTGCTTACTTTGGTGATTTGCTTATCGTGCCTTTTAGTAGCATATTCGGTCTCTACTTTTTTAGGTTATGATATAGGAACTGCAGCTGGATTATTAGCAGGGGCTTTTTCTGAATCAACTGTGATTGGTACCGCTTCAGATGCTATCAGCCACTTAAATCTTGCTGATGCAGAAAAAACCAGATTAATCAATAATATTCCGGTAGCCTATTCTGTAACTTATCTAGTAGGAGCAGCATCTTTTGTTTTTTTTCTGACGGGAATTGCTCCAAAATTGCTTGGTATTAATTTAGTTGAAGAAAGTAATAAACTGGCAGAAACCATTTCGGGTGAAACTGAATATGGCCCAGGAATGAAAAGTGCTTATCAGAGATGGATTATTCGGGCGTATAGAATAACCAATGAGAAGTGGATCGGGATCAGTATAAGTGATTTTGAAAAATTAATTTCTAACAAAAATATTGTTATTCAAAGGATACGCCATAAAAATCAATTGCTAGACCCCAAACCTGATACAATAATTTATAAAGATGATGTACTGGTTATTATGGCACAGCACGGAATCATTTTAGACAGTCTCTTTTCTATTGGACCAGAAGTCCTGGATGAAGAATTATTGAATTTTCCGTTAGCACATCTGGATGTTACGATTACCAATAAAGCAATTGAAGGAATGACGGTAAAGTCTCTTCGAAAAAGCAGTTTCTATCATGGGTTAATGTTAAATAAAATAACGAGAGAAAATCATGAGATACCTCTTGAGTCGAGGACGGTTTTAAATAGAGGTGATATTTTGAATCTTTCAGGCCGACCTGCGAAACTGGAAGAAGCAGCGAAAGAAATAGGTTATTTGGATCGTCTAAGTCCAGAAACGGATATTATTTTTGTTGGTTTGGGTATTGTCCTTGGTGGACTTTTGGGTTTGCTTTCGGTAACTTTATTTGGAGTTTCAGTAACTTTAACAACAAGCGGGGGCGCGTTGGTTATGGGACTGATTTTTGGTTGGTTGCATTCGAGAACTCCAGTTTTTGGTAGAATTCCAGAACCCGCCTTGTGGATATTTGACAATGTTGGTCTTGCAGCGTTTATCGGACTTGTTGGTCTAGCTGCTGGCCCAAGTTTTATTTCGGGTCTTAAAGAAACCGGTTTTGGTATTTTGCTTGCCGGTGTAGCTGTTGCTTTAATTCCTCATATCATCGGATTGTATTTTGGAAGATATGTATTAAAAATAAACCCTCTTATCTTACTTGGCGCACAAACAGGTGCAGGTACCTCAACAATCGGATTAAAAGCTGTTCAAGATGCATCAGGGAGTAAGTTTCCTGTTTTAGGCTACACTATTCCGTATGCATTAGCAAATATATTATTGACCGCTTTTGGGCCAATACTTGTGGGAATGATGTCTTAA
- a CDS encoding tetratricopeptide repeat protein, whose protein sequence is MKKLFLLLSFLFFNINYGQINLSAIEGYWIKYKGELKDGSDLSDGFTEDSGYMEFRISQGKLCINSNPVHKVNESCLDFKLIKNFMKTSQYSGFVIEKVTKDSLILCEKIDGLTDDKLKRSYFVRQEVIISKFKEENKNEKNIVASKLFSPKTNGTIEIDLNKAFKNNYSNFELVGNLKIYPDKKRIKTEITFSTQKDSSRIRLVKKVIDGSFEKWNLKDLKDYESIEIPFVLKSEITKTFWGISVIFFTTDLTEFDRIYGVKMEDIRKSSDYFNKGLIAYEEKKYLESIAYFSESYKFNSKNIDALYNKAAIYFEAGDKENACKVWLEISVLGQTEGKQLFLKNCE, encoded by the coding sequence ATGAAAAAACTTTTCCTTTTATTAAGCTTTCTTTTTTTTAATATAAATTATGGACAAATTAATCTTTCAGCAATAGAAGGGTACTGGATAAAGTATAAAGGAGAATTGAAAGATGGTAGTGATCTATCTGACGGATTTACAGAAGATTCAGGTTACATGGAATTTAGGATCAGTCAAGGAAAATTATGTATCAATTCCAATCCAGTTCATAAAGTAAATGAGAGCTGTTTGGATTTTAAATTGATTAAAAATTTTATGAAAACATCCCAATATTCTGGATTTGTAATTGAAAAAGTAACGAAAGATTCTTTAATATTATGCGAGAAAATTGATGGATTGACTGATGATAAACTTAAAAGATCCTATTTTGTTAGACAAGAAGTCATAATTTCAAAATTCAAAGAAGAGAATAAGAATGAGAAAAATATAGTTGCATCAAAATTATTTTCGCCAAAAACAAATGGCACTATTGAAATAGATTTAAACAAAGCTTTTAAAAATAATTATTCAAATTTTGAGTTAGTTGGAAACTTGAAGATTTATCCTGATAAGAAAAGGATAAAAACAGAAATTACATTTTCAACACAAAAGGACTCATCAAGGATAAGATTGGTAAAAAAGGTCATTGATGGTTCTTTTGAAAAATGGAATTTAAAAGATTTAAAAGATTATGAATCAATAGAAATTCCGTTTGTTCTAAAAAGTGAAATTACAAAAACATTTTGGGGAATTTCGGTAATATTTTTTACAACGGATTTAACTGAATTTGATAGAATCTATGGCGTGAAAATGGAAGATATTAGAAAATCATCAGATTACTTTAATAAAGGATTAATTGCTTATGAAGAGAAAAAATATTTAGAATCTATTGCATATTTTTCAGAATCATACAAATTTAATTCCAAGAATATAGACGCTTTATATAACAAAGCTGCGATATATTTTGAAGCTGGAGATAAAGAGAATGCTTGTAAAGTATGGCTAGAAATTTCTGTACTTGGTCAAACAGAAGGAAAACAATTATTCTTAAAAAACTGTGAGTAA
- a CDS encoding LytR/AlgR family response regulator transcription factor has protein sequence MNKKINCIILDDEPFAVKLIADYASKISRLNVLYADSDVFKAIEVLNTESVDLIFIDIQMPQLTGIELMQMFNQKYNFIITSAYPQYALEAFQFHVIDYLLKPITFNRFYQSVEKFIRWQETFQVPEKTGDDYLFVKADRKHYKIALNDILYIEGLRDYIRIHTHDEKIMALENMKDILEKLPSNQFIRIHRSYIIPKDKIKVIDGNQIVMKSGNALPIGETYRKLVSDWLV, from the coding sequence ATGAATAAAAAAATAAACTGCATTATTCTGGATGACGAACCTTTTGCCGTAAAACTCATTGCCGATTATGCTTCTAAAATTTCAAGATTGAATGTTTTATACGCTGACAGTGATGTTTTTAAAGCAATCGAAGTTCTAAATACAGAATCGGTTGATTTGATTTTTATTGATATTCAGATGCCACAATTAACGGGAATCGAATTAATGCAAATGTTCAATCAGAAGTATAATTTTATCATTACTTCGGCTTATCCGCAGTATGCTCTAGAAGCATTTCAGTTTCATGTAATTGATTATTTATTAAAACCCATTACGTTTAATCGATTCTATCAAAGTGTTGAGAAATTTATTCGCTGGCAAGAAACTTTTCAAGTTCCAGAAAAAACTGGAGATGATTATCTATTCGTAAAAGCGGACCGAAAGCATTATAAAATTGCTCTAAACGATATTTTATATATTGAAGGATTACGAGATTATATTCGTATTCATACCCATGATGAAAAAATCATGGCTTTAGAAAACATGAAGGATATTTTAGAAAAACTCCCATCAAATCAATTTATCAGAATTCACCGTTCATATATTATTCCAAAAGATAAAATAAAGGTGATTGACGGAAATCAGATTGTAATGAAAAGCGGAAATGCTTTGCCAATAGGAGAGACGTATAGGAAGTTGGTGAGTGATTGGTTGGTGTAA
- a CDS encoding sensor histidine kinase, giving the protein MYKGTITKRLECLIHIIYWLLISYFTFVKNPIGARFSVPDLFLCTYFIVFIITFYFHYLIVMKTVFKAFNWKRLFAGAFVSYLVFTFLRFVLEQIITKLLFDRVNYTNVNFLSYMLDNLHYSSMAIILSSFLWFVIYSIRLLEYNKVILEENKNTEIKFLKAQINPHFVFNTLNNIYSMVYFQSDKSLTAIDKLSQIMRFTTYESQKEKIKLSDEVAYIKAYIELEQLRHQDNVRVDFNVEVKNEFEEIPPYILSPLVENALKHGEVSDSEPIEIQLKVSSEKLIFKVKNKIGTQKKDSLGGIGLDNLQKRLQIHYPEKHQIKITKEENHFTAELEIDLK; this is encoded by the coding sequence ATGTATAAAGGAACCATTACCAAAAGGCTAGAATGTTTAATTCATATTATTTATTGGCTTTTAATTTCATATTTCACTTTCGTGAAAAATCCGATTGGAGCACGATTTTCTGTACCCGATCTATTTCTTTGTACTTATTTTATTGTTTTCATTATTACATTTTATTTCCATTATTTGATCGTAATGAAAACGGTTTTCAAAGCTTTTAACTGGAAAAGACTTTTTGCTGGAGCTTTTGTTTCGTATCTCGTTTTTACTTTTCTAAGGTTTGTTTTAGAGCAAATTATAACCAAATTATTATTTGATAGAGTAAATTATACCAATGTCAATTTTCTGAGTTATATGCTCGACAATTTGCATTATAGCAGTATGGCCATTATCTTGAGTTCTTTTCTTTGGTTTGTGATTTATTCGATTCGTCTTTTAGAATATAACAAGGTTATTTTAGAAGAAAATAAGAATACCGAAATTAAATTCTTGAAAGCGCAGATTAATCCGCACTTTGTATTTAATACTTTAAATAACATTTACTCAATGGTTTATTTTCAATCAGATAAGTCGTTGACTGCAATTGACAAGTTGAGCCAGATTATGCGTTTTACGACTTATGAATCGCAGAAAGAAAAGATCAAACTTTCAGACGAAGTTGCGTATATAAAAGCGTATATTGAACTCGAACAATTGAGACATCAGGATAATGTTCGGGTTGATTTTAATGTCGAAGTGAAAAATGAATTTGAAGAAATTCCGCCATATATTTTGTCTCCTTTGGTAGAAAATGCTTTAAAACATGGAGAAGTTTCAGACTCAGAACCAATAGAAATTCAGCTAAAAGTCTCTTCTGAAAAATTGATTTTTAAAGTGAAAAATAAAATCGGAACGCAGAAAAAAGATAGTTTGGGCGGAATTGGTTTAGATAATTTGCAAAAGCGTTTACAGATTCATTATCCCGAAAAACACCAAATTAAAATTACTAAAGAAGAAAACCATTTTACAGCCGAACTTGAAATAGATTTAAAATGA
- a CDS encoding TonB-dependent receptor, with translation MNRIILVSILFLFQINAFAQQFSLKGKIINQNKTPIEFATATLLKTDKTLYQQASTDSLGNFILNTEKGNYKLIIEQFGTEFYAKEIIVHQDLDLGIIEVKELVQLDGVTINSRKKLVEQKVDRLVFNVENSVVATGGTALDALKSTPTVRVQNETISIVGKGEVLVMIDDRLNKMTQEDLSAFLRSIPADNIKSIEVITTPPAKYEAEGNSGLINIKLKTAKANSWSANLGTTYVQRSYASGNISGLFIYNYNKLSLQVSINKGKDQFFTTSDNRIYYPNELWKQDIAAKSKTNLLSIGFGADYKLTEKWTSGIKYLGSFNERNSANNPLTTRYNTSGEINSYILSDVNAQNKPQMNSINWNNVFTLNNEGKNITVDLDYFNYQKDDSRVFSGNEMDNEKQNISGTYFAAINSNLNRLKNYSAKIDVSLPYSWANISFGGKGFYTNNKNNLTVFDNETGTPILNTDSSNIFTYKEYNEAIYFSANKKLNEKWETQIGLRTEATQTEGYSENLNQTNKNNYIKLFPTAYLTYNANDNNTYSLNYSRRIRRPDFDYLNPFVIRTSPFYYSEGNPFLKPSIIDNFEFSYIRNQKWVNTIYFSQVSNFGQQLAIIDPQTNITKSTPINYADTYQIGLSTYYNFNKYTWWNSFMGFNLNYQNVKSRTNLIASVDGYNGYIYSNNDFTVNQSKTLFLGLNYGLQLPGRYQVFNISTLNILDVSVKFLALKKNLSITLTGEDLLNAQKPFISYYSNGIKNTMKNYGDSRAFRIALSYKFGNQNVKSKERNFGNEEERNRAN, from the coding sequence ATGAACAGAATCATTTTAGTATCAATTTTATTTCTATTTCAAATTAACGCGTTTGCCCAGCAATTTTCTTTAAAAGGAAAAATCATAAATCAAAACAAAACACCTATAGAATTTGCGACAGCAACTTTATTAAAAACCGACAAAACGTTGTATCAGCAAGCTTCGACTGATAGTTTAGGTAATTTTATTTTAAATACTGAAAAAGGGAACTATAAGTTAATTATAGAACAATTTGGAACTGAATTCTATGCCAAAGAAATAATCGTACATCAAGATCTTGATTTAGGAATAATTGAGGTGAAAGAATTAGTACAATTAGACGGCGTAACCATTAATTCAAGAAAAAAACTGGTAGAACAAAAAGTGGATCGACTGGTTTTTAATGTCGAAAATTCTGTTGTTGCAACTGGTGGAACTGCTTTGGACGCTTTAAAATCTACACCAACGGTTAGAGTTCAAAACGAAACCATTTCTATTGTTGGAAAAGGAGAAGTTCTGGTTATGATTGATGATCGTTTGAACAAAATGACTCAAGAAGATTTATCTGCATTTTTAAGATCGATTCCTGCTGATAATATTAAAAGTATCGAGGTAATTACAACGCCTCCAGCAAAATACGAAGCAGAAGGAAACAGCGGTTTAATTAACATTAAATTGAAAACAGCTAAGGCGAATTCTTGGTCAGCAAATCTCGGAACTACCTATGTGCAAAGAAGTTATGCAAGCGGAAACATAAGCGGATTATTTATCTACAATTACAATAAACTATCACTTCAAGTTTCTATTAATAAAGGAAAAGATCAGTTTTTCACCACTTCTGATAATAGAATTTATTACCCAAACGAACTTTGGAAACAAGATATTGCAGCTAAGTCAAAAACAAATTTATTGAGCATTGGTTTTGGTGCCGACTATAAATTAACGGAGAAATGGACTTCTGGAATAAAATATTTAGGAAGTTTTAATGAGAGAAATTCAGCAAATAATCCGCTGACAACTCGATATAATACTTCTGGCGAAATCAACTCTTATATTTTGTCTGATGTAAATGCACAGAACAAACCTCAAATGAATTCTATAAATTGGAATAATGTTTTTACATTAAATAATGAAGGCAAAAACATTACTGTAGATTTAGATTATTTCAACTATCAAAAAGACGATTCTCGTGTGTTTTCGGGCAATGAAATGGATAATGAGAAACAAAATATATCAGGAACTTATTTCGCGGCAATCAATTCTAACTTAAACCGATTGAAAAATTACTCAGCAAAAATCGATGTTTCTCTTCCTTATTCTTGGGCGAATATCAGCTTTGGCGGAAAAGGATTTTATACCAATAACAAAAATAATTTGACCGTTTTTGACAACGAAACTGGAACTCCAATCTTGAATACTGATTCTTCAAATATTTTCACTTACAAAGAATACAATGAAGCAATCTATTTTTCTGCAAACAAAAAATTGAACGAGAAATGGGAAACGCAAATTGGCTTAAGAACCGAAGCTACACAAACAGAAGGCTATTCTGAAAATCTAAACCAAACTAATAAAAACAATTATATTAAATTGTTTCCAACAGCTTATTTGACTTACAATGCAAATGATAATAATACCTATTCACTAAACTACAGCCGAAGAATCCGCAGACCAGATTTTGATTATTTGAATCCGTTTGTCATTAGAACCAGTCCATTTTATTATTCTGAAGGGAATCCGTTTTTGAAGCCTTCTATTATTGACAATTTTGAGTTTTCTTATATTCGAAATCAAAAATGGGTAAATACAATCTATTTTTCTCAGGTTTCAAATTTTGGACAACAATTAGCCATTATTGATCCTCAAACAAATATCACAAAAAGCACCCCCATCAACTATGCTGACACTTACCAAATAGGTCTTTCAACATACTACAATTTCAATAAATATACTTGGTGGAACAGTTTCATGGGATTCAATTTAAACTATCAAAATGTAAAATCAAGAACCAATTTAATTGCGTCTGTAGATGGTTACAACGGTTATATTTACAGCAATAACGATTTTACAGTAAATCAATCGAAAACTCTTTTTCTTGGTTTAAATTATGGTTTGCAATTGCCAGGACGCTATCAGGTTTTTAATATTTCAACTTTGAATATTTTAGATGTTTCGGTGAAATTTCTAGCCTTAAAAAAGAATCTTTCAATCACTTTAACAGGAGAAGATCTATTGAATGCTCAAAAACCATTTATCTCTTATTATTCAAACGGAATTAAAAATACAATGAAAAACTATGGTGATTCTAGAGCTTTTAGAATTGCTTTGAGTTATAAATTCGGAAACCAAAATGTAAAATCTAAAGAAAGAAATTTTGGAAATGAAGAGGAAAGAAATAGAGCGAATTAG
- a CDS encoding TetR/AcrR family transcriptional regulator — MTKGEETRQFIIEKAAPIFNTKGIAATSMSDIMEATKLSKGSMYVHFENKDVLACAAVDHNMKILSSKLENALREGKSAKEQLFAYIDFFSNPINPPVIGGCPLLNFGTEADDTNPIVKEKVNTAIKRGQVLLTSIIEKGIANKEFQPDWNASEFAITLFAMLEGGHLMSRVSGNNENMKTIEKTLKKIISEKLI, encoded by the coding sequence ATGACAAAAGGTGAAGAAACCAGACAATTTATTATAGAAAAAGCAGCTCCTATTTTTAATACAAAAGGAATTGCAGCCACTTCTATGAGCGATATTATGGAGGCAACTAAATTGTCTAAAGGAAGTATGTATGTGCATTTTGAAAACAAAGATGTTTTGGCCTGCGCTGCTGTAGATCATAACATGAAAATACTAAGCTCTAAACTTGAAAATGCACTTAGAGAAGGTAAAAGTGCCAAAGAACAGCTTTTTGCTTATATAGATTTTTTTAGCAATCCAATCAATCCACCAGTAATTGGCGGATGTCCTCTGCTAAACTTTGGAACGGAAGCTGACGATACAAACCCGATTGTAAAAGAAAAAGTAAACACCGCCATCAAACGAGGACAGGTTCTTTTAACTTCGATTATAGAAAAAGGAATTGCTAATAAAGAATTTCAACCTGACTGGAATGCTTCAGAATTTGCCATTACACTTTTTGCTATGCTTGAAGGCGGACATTTAATGTCTCGAGTGTCTGGCAATAACGAAAACATGAAAACAATAGAAAAAACGCTTAAAAAAATTATATCTGAAAAATTGATATAA
- a CDS encoding SDR family NAD(P)-dependent oxidoreductase codes for MSKTILITGASKGFGRAWTEAFLAKGYNVAATARNLETLNDLKEKYGSTILPLKLDVNNREESLQVVQTVKEHFGTIDVLINNAGYALTGAVEEASEKEAREQFETNFFGTLWLTQAVLPIMREQKNGHIIQVSSILGLATLPTEMGLYSASKFAVEGLSETLASEVKQFGINVTLLEPNGYESNIWHTGISSESIPAYDNIKKALAERENIFGKVEATAPIVVKLVENENPPLRLLLGKVAFPFVKQSYDQRLESWEKWNDVSVEAHG; via the coding sequence ATGTCAAAAACAATTTTAATTACAGGAGCTTCAAAAGGATTTGGAAGAGCTTGGACAGAAGCCTTTTTAGCTAAAGGATACAATGTAGCTGCAACAGCTAGAAATCTAGAAACATTAAACGATTTAAAAGAGAAATACGGAAGTACAATCTTACCATTAAAACTTGATGTTAATAATCGTGAGGAATCTTTACAAGTGGTTCAAACAGTAAAAGAACATTTTGGAACAATTGATGTTTTGATCAACAATGCCGGTTATGCGCTTACAGGTGCAGTTGAGGAAGCTAGCGAAAAAGAAGCGAGAGAACAGTTTGAAACCAATTTCTTTGGGACATTATGGTTAACACAAGCCGTTCTGCCAATTATGAGAGAACAAAAAAATGGTCATATTATTCAAGTTTCTTCGATTTTAGGATTGGCAACTTTACCAACAGAAATGGGACTTTACAGCGCTTCTAAATTTGCTGTTGAAGGTTTAAGCGAAACATTGGCTTCTGAAGTAAAACAATTTGGAATTAACGTTACTTTATTGGAACCAAATGGATATGAATCTAATATCTGGCATACCGGAATTAGTAGTGAAAGTATTCCTGCATATGATAACATCAAAAAAGCTCTGGCTGAAAGAGAAAACATTTTTGGAAAAGTTGAAGCAACTGCTCCAATAGTGGTGAAATTAGTAGAAAATGAAAATCCGCCTTTGAGATTGTTATTAGGAAAAGTGGCGTTTCCATTTGTTAAACAAAGCTATGATCAAAGATTAGAAAGCTGGGAAAAATGGAACGATGTTTCTGTTGAAGCGCATGGTTAA
- a CDS encoding PepSY-associated TM helix domain-containing protein — MTKGFKKTIRQIHLWLGLASGLIVFIVSITGFLYVFEEEIRDFSNKEYLHVPVQEKPFIGLKTIIENYERLEPKQKITALKIEKEEPNATVQISTKKKKTYFFNPYDGTLINQQGADWLNTVLEIHRTLLLGEVGEFIQGWSVVIFIVMLITGLILWFPKQRRQLKQSLKIKWSGSSKRINFDLHQVLGFYASIFLLLIAFSGTYFKYDAVKKGVSLVTGSKLRKGDEVVSNAKIDSTTIPVRYNNIYENANAKYPGATSVSFSIRKTGELRLRMTYPNDWARNQNTLFFDGKTGQMLRTKLYKDNNAADVYEASNHDLHTGVFFGFTGKIIWSLVSLIGASLPITGFIIWWKKGKKSKKKKVKA, encoded by the coding sequence ATGACCAAAGGTTTTAAAAAGACTATCAGACAAATACATTTGTGGCTCGGTTTAGCATCGGGCCTCATTGTTTTTATAGTGAGTATTACGGGTTTTCTTTATGTTTTTGAAGAAGAAATTCGTGATTTTAGCAACAAAGAATATCTGCATGTTCCCGTTCAGGAAAAGCCATTTATAGGGTTAAAAACTATAATTGAAAACTATGAACGTCTTGAGCCTAAACAGAAAATAACGGCTTTAAAAATAGAAAAAGAAGAACCCAATGCGACAGTTCAAATTTCTACCAAAAAGAAAAAGACCTATTTTTTCAATCCGTACGATGGAACTTTAATAAACCAACAAGGAGCAGACTGGCTGAATACTGTACTAGAAATACATCGCACTTTGTTGTTAGGAGAAGTTGGCGAATTTATACAAGGCTGGTCGGTTGTGATTTTTATCGTTATGCTGATAACAGGATTAATTTTATGGTTTCCAAAACAGAGACGTCAGCTTAAGCAATCCTTAAAGATAAAATGGAGTGGCTCGTCTAAAAGAATCAATTTTGACCTGCATCAGGTTTTAGGATTTTATGCTTCAATTTTTCTGCTTTTAATTGCTTTTTCGGGAACGTATTTCAAATATGATGCGGTTAAAAAAGGAGTTAGTTTAGTAACGGGAAGCAAACTTAGAAAAGGTGACGAAGTGGTTTCTAACGCTAAAATAGATTCGACTACAATTCCTGTTCGTTATAATAATATCTACGAAAATGCAAATGCAAAATATCCAGGTGCAACTTCGGTTTCATTTTCAATTAGAAAAACAGGTGAACTTCGTTTAAGAATGACGTATCCGAATGATTGGGCTAGAAATCAAAACACGCTTTTCTTTGACGGAAAAACAGGGCAGATGCTTCGTACCAAATTATATAAAGACAACAACGCCGCAGATGTTTATGAAGCAAGTAATCACGACTTGCATACAGGAGTTTTCTTTGGTTTTACAGGAAAAATAATCTGGAGTTTAGTAAGTTTGATTGGAGCTTCTTTGCCTATAACCGGATTTATAATTTGGTGGAAGAAAGGGAAGAAGTCTAAGAAGAAAAAGGTTAAAGCATAA